One genomic window of Aptenodytes patagonicus chromosome 3, bAptPat1.pri.cur, whole genome shotgun sequence includes the following:
- the BORCS6 gene encoding LOW QUALITY PROTEIN: BLOC-1-related complex subunit 6 (The sequence of the model RefSeq protein was modified relative to this genomic sequence to represent the inferred CDS: deleted 1 base in 1 codon) yields MVARSDPLLGEHGGGVKGAATSARCCCPSGAHPLPLQRQSPCEDGASGTPLHRAPPMSAKRRPLWPRLAQSEATQTLGAAPASAGRPIRADTNSGHAPASESRARSAKRTDGTGGSPCESRRPIGRRTNSRRHAPARPAANREGRKQAAARPLVGGGAPAGRRASPAMEVPALRPAAAAGLPAAAEEGPGREAAGRRRDERSLEALSLAAGGGAAAGRQLPEGRRATLASALELEGTVLREGRLTQFVANNLERRIRLSGAPRGEPPAAATGGGGSIPAIDPGALQDVVALAGQVAAQVDELLRNVHCGLQALTALSVGCIQTYRDGVESLGEAADLSIRAMYALVARCEELDRAMQPVPALAKRIRDMKGTLERLEGLCK; encoded by the exons ATGGTGGCGCGATCGGATCCGCTGCTAGGAGAACATGGCGGGGGAGTGAAAGGAGCAGCCACCAGCGCC CGGTGTTGTTGCCCGAGCGGGGCACACCCCCTTCCGCTCCAGCGCCAATCGCCGTGCGAGGATGGCGCGAGCGGCACGCCTCTCCACCGGGCGCCGCCAATGTCGGCGAAACGGCGGCCTCTCTGGCCCCGCCTCGCCCAATCAGAAGCGACACAAACACTTGGGGCCGCGCCCGCTTCCGCAGGCCGCCCAATCCGGGCAGACACAAACAGCGGGCACGCCCCAGCCTCCGAGTCACGGGCCCGCAGTGCGAAGCGAACGGATGGGACGGGCGGTTCTCCTTGTGAGAGCCGCCGGCCAATCGGGCGGCGCACAAACAGCCGCCGCCACGCCCCCGCGCGCCCGGCAGCCAATCGAGAGGGACGTAAAcaggcggcggcgcgccccctgGTGGGCGGTGGCGCGCCGGCGGGCAGGCGCGCGTCGCCCGCCATGGAGGTGCCGGCGCTGCggcccgcggcggccgccgggctcCCGGCCGCGGCGGAGGAGGGACCCGGCCGtgaggcggcggggcggaggcgggaCGAGCGGAGCCTGGAGGCGCTGAGCCTGgccgctggcggcggggcggcggcggggcggcagctgccggaggggcggcgggcgacGCTGGCGAGCGCCCTGGAGCTGGAGGGGACGGTGCTGCGCGAGGGGCGCCTCACCCAGTTCGTGGCCAACAACCTGGAGCGGCGGATCCGGCTGAGCGGCGCCCCGCGGGgcgagccgccggcggcggcgaCGGGGGGCGGCGGCTCTATCCCCGCCATCGATCCCGGGGCGCTGCAGGACGTGGTGGCCCTGGCCGGGCAGGTGGCGGCGCAGGTGGACGAGCTGCTGCGCAACGTGCACTGCGGCCTGCAGGCCCTGACGGCCCTCAGCGTCGGCTGCATCCAGACCTACCGCGACGGGGTGGAGAGCCTGGGCGAGGCGGCCGACCTCAGCATCCGCGCCATGTACGCGCTGGTGGCGCGCTGCGAGGAGCTGGACCGCGCCATGCAGCCCGTGCCCGCCCTGGCCAAGCGCATCCGCGACATGAAGGGCACCCTGGAGCGGCTGGAGGGGCTCTGCAAGTAG
- the PNRC1 gene encoding proline-rich nuclear receptor coactivator 1 codes for MVTTTAPPPFLARISAGTEDPRRLPSTLLQRLRRGDSNCENQPSCCLAGPGGTARPALKRVRRRKGKIRPSPAGLLPSRYQQYQQHRAGLGRRTPLGTHGPGELRAHPAPTVSAAPGMVTVPPEEPPAPAPSRPAPSKPLRKEFLKNKMGKTEKAANPYSQPVHSLHLCEQPKINRQKSKCNVPLTKMSSAKKIENFWQDSISPEIIQKQEKKPLKNTENFRNAKSKKPITLTEASQKESYAGAKFSDPPSPSVLPKPPSHWVGGTAEPSDQNRELMAVHLKTLLKVQA; via the exons ATGGTCACCACCACGGCGCCGCCGCCCTTCCTGGCTCGGATCTCGGCAGGCACCGAAGACCCCAGGCGGCTGCCCTCCACTCTCCTCCAGCGCCTCAGGCGAGGGGACAGCAACTGTGAGaaccagcccagctgctgcctggcGGGCCCGGGGGGCACCGCGCGGCCCGCGCTGAAGAGAGTCCGGCGGAGGAAGGGAAAGATCCGGCCAAGCCCCGCGGGGCTCCTGCCCAGCCGCTACCAACAGTACCAACAGCATCGCGCCGGCCTGGGGAGAAGGACCCCGCTGGGAACGCACGGTCCGGGCGAACTTCGCGCTCACCCTGCGCCAACCGTCTCGGCCGCCCCTGGCATGGTAACGGTCCCCCCGGAGgagccccccgcgcccgccccctcGAGACCCGCGCCCAGCAAACCCCTCAGGAAGGAG TTCTTAAAGAACAAGATGGGAAAGACTGAGAAGGCTGCCAACCCCTACAGCCAGCCTGTTCACAGTTTACATCTGTGTGAACAACCAAAGATTAACAGACAGAAGAGTAAATGTAACGTGCCACTGACAAAGATGTCCTCGGCAAAAAAGATAGAGAACTTTTGGCAAGATTCTATATCAccagaaataattcagaagcaggagaaaaagccACTTAAAAACACAGAGAACTTCAGAAATGCCAAGTCCAAGAAACCTATCACCCTAACTGAAGCGAGCCAAAAAGAAAGTTACGCTGGGGCAAAATTTAGTGACCCACCATCTCCTAGTGTCCTTCCAAAGCCTCCCAGCCACTGGGTGGGTGGCACAGCTGAACCGTCTGACCAAAACAGGGAGTTGATGGCAGTCCATTTGAAAACTCTCCTAAAAGTTCAAGCGTAG